GTACTTCACGCAGGAGGGGCCTCCGGCATTCGTGGCGGCGTTGCCTCCGATGGAGCAGGTGTCGTAGCTGGCGGGGTCGGGGGGGTAGTACAGGCCCGCTTCCCGAGCGGCGTCTTTCAGGTCCTTGTTCAGGACGCCCGGCTCGACCATGGCGATGAAGTTGTCCCGGTCGATGGCCAGGATCCGGTTCATCTTTGCCAGGGAAAGGAGTACCCCTCCGTGAATCGGGACGGCCCCGCCCGCCAGGCCCGTCCCGAGCCCCCGAGGCGTGACGGGGAAGCGGAGTTCGTTGGCGAGCTTGAGGAGCGCAGAGATCTGGACGGCGGAGGTCGCCTCCACGACAAGTTCCGGCATGGCGAATGCATCAAGGGTTCCGTCCCTGCCGAAGGGCTCTTTCTTTGCGGGATCCTCGATCACCGTGGCGGGAGCGACGGCCTCCCGGATGCGGGCGACGGTCTCGGGGGAGAGGGGGCGGAAGTCCGGTCCCATGAAGTCCTCAAACGCTCCGGTGCTCGAAGCCCGGGAGGCGCAGCCGTACTTCCAGCGCATGCAGAAGCAGGGTCGCCAGGGTCGTCATCACCAGGTAGCAAAGGCCGACCAGGAGAAACACCTCGGTGAACTTGAAGGAGTCCGAGGCGAGAATCTTTCCCTCTCCCGTCAACTCGATGCAGGTGATCATGTAGGCAAGGGAGGAGTACTTGATCAGGTAGATGATCTCGTTGCCGCAGCCGGGAAGGGCACGGCGCATGGCCTGGGGCAGGATCACCGAGAAGATAGTCTGGGTCCGGGTGAAACCCAGGGAGTGGGCCGCCAGCATCTGCCCGCGCTTGATGGACAGGAGTGCCCCCCGGATGTACTCGGAGTGGTAGGCGGCGCTGCAGAGGGTGAATCCAAGGATCGCCGCGGTGAAGGGGGTCAGGTAGATGTTCCAGTAGGGAAGGCCGAAATACCAGACGAAGAGCTGAACCACCAGCGGAACGCCCCGGAAGATGGTGACGTAGAGGTTGGCCGCAGCGGCGGCGGTCCGGTTGCCGAAGACACGCAGGGTGCCCACGAGGATGCCCAGGAGAAGCCCCAGTGTCGCCGAGGGGACGATCAGCTGGACGCTCATCCGGAAACCCCGGAGCAGGGCCGGCGCCGCCTCATTCTGGATGTAGAGCCATTCTTCCATATTCGTGTTTAATCGAGATGAGACTCTTTCTCACCGTTCATTCGGGCTATGTATATCCCGGCCGCGCCCCCGCGATCATCGGGGGCTGGGACTTCCCGAGTGCGAATTGAGGCTTTTTCGGGGCACCCTGCCGTTGCAGCGCAGCGACCGCAAAGGCAATGTCTGAGCGCTGGAGGCGCGAGTTTTACCTTTGCAGCGGAGCGAGACGTTGCAGGGTCGAAAAAACTCTCCTGAGTACGAGGGAAGATCCAGTCCCGTGTGTCCTCGTAATCGCCGGTCCTGCCGATCTGAAAAGGGCATTCCGTTGCAACAAGCGGTTTCGCTCAGCGGTTATCCGTGTACAGCTCCATGACCTTCGAGCAGAACTCACGGGTCCGCTCGTTTTCAGCGCATCCGAAGATCTTTGCCGGCGGGCCCTCCTCGACGATGAGTCCGTCCTCCATGAAGACGATCTCGTTC
This DNA window, taken from Syntrophales bacterium, encodes the following:
- a CDS encoding amino acid ABC transporter permease produces the protein MEEWLYIQNEAAPALLRGFRMSVQLIVPSATLGLLLGILVGTLRVFGNRTAAAAANLYVTIFRGVPLVVQLFVWYFGLPYWNIYLTPFTAAILGFTLCSAAYHSEYIRGALLSIKRGQMLAAHSLGFTRTQTIFSVILPQAMRRALPGCGNEIIYLIKYSSLAYMITCIELTGEGKILASDSFKFTEVFLLVGLCYLVMTTLATLLLHALEVRLRLPGFEHRSV